The following proteins come from a genomic window of Candidatus Omnitrophota bacterium:
- the dnaN gene encoding DNA polymerase III subunit beta, translated as MKFKTEKNTLLAAIQTVQNVITPKSALPILANILIETQNNDLKLTATDLDIGITCVIPVEVVEQGAITIPAKRFNDIVRELPADTVVLNSKKNNTVAIEAPSCQFKIMGLGKEEFPRLPEFKDKEALKLEQGVLKEMLRLTSFAVSFDEARYILNGILFKISKNTLTLVATDGKRLAVVERKLKQEVEKTMNMIVPSKTIQELNRNLQEGGELTVTLGNNQVLFDLGEKAIISRLIEGEFPDYRQVIPQTAETKITLDREQFLLAVKRAALLATPDYQAVKFEVFKDKMVISKSTPDIGESREEIHASYKGKELAVGFNPSYIMDVLKNLSAQSVDFELTDSEKPGVFRLEGYSYIVLPMRLG; from the coding sequence ATGAAGTTTAAAACCGAAAAAAATACTTTACTTGCGGCCATACAAACTGTGCAGAATGTGATAACCCCTAAATCGGCTTTACCTATATTAGCGAATATCCTAATAGAAACACAAAACAATGATTTAAAATTAACTGCCACGGATTTGGATATAGGGATAACCTGTGTAATACCTGTGGAGGTTGTTGAACAAGGGGCAATAACTATCCCAGCTAAACGCTTTAATGATATTGTCAGGGAACTGCCCGCGGATACGGTTGTTCTAAATAGCAAAAAAAATAACACGGTTGCGATAGAGGCGCCTAGCTGCCAGTTTAAAATTATGGGTTTAGGTAAAGAGGAATTCCCCCGGCTGCCGGAATTTAAAGATAAAGAGGCTCTTAAGCTAGAGCAAGGGGTTTTGAAAGAAATGCTGCGCCTGACTTCTTTTGCGGTGTCTTTTGATGAGGCGCGATATATTTTAAATGGAATATTATTTAAAATCTCAAAAAACACGCTTACTTTAGTGGCTACCGACGGGAAAAGACTGGCGGTGGTTGAGCGCAAACTAAAGCAAGAGGTAGAAAAAACCATGAACATGATAGTGCCCAGTAAAACCATACAGGAATTAAATCGCAACCTGCAAGAAGGCGGAGAGCTGACCGTTACACTGGGGAATAACCAGGTTTTGTTTGATTTGGGAGAAAAAGCGATCATTTCCCGGCTTATTGAGGGGGAGTTCCCTGATTACCGGCAGGTTATCCCGCAGACTGCGGAAACAAAAATCACCTTAGACCGGGAACAATTTTTGCTGGCAGTAAAAAGAGCGGCGCTTTTAGCCACCCCGGATTACCAGGCGGTAAAATTCGAAGTTTTTAAAGATAAGATGGTTATTTCAAAATCAACACCGGATATAGGGGAATCGCGCGAAGAAATCCACGCCTCTTATAAAGGCAAGGAGCTGGCGGTTGGTTTTAACCCCAGCTATATAATGGATGTGTTAAAAAATTTATCCGCCCAAAGCGTGGATTTTGAATTAACTGACAGCGAGAAGCCCGGGGTGTTCCGTTTGGAAGGGTATTCCTATATTGTGTTGCCGATGCGGTTGGGTTAG